One Dokdonia sp. Dokd-P16 genomic window carries:
- a CDS encoding FeoB-associated Cys-rich membrane protein yields the protein MELIQNIIVILIFLVALGYLVTKFVWTPAFLKKKDDSGCGTGSCGC from the coding sequence ATGGAACTTATACAAAATATTATCGTGATTCTTATTTTTCTAGTAGCCCTAGGGTATCTAGTTACAAAGTTTGTATGGACACCAGCTTTCTTAAAAAAGAAAGACGACAGCGGCTGCGGCACTGGCAGTTGTGGATGTTAA
- a CDS encoding metal ABC transporter permease, producing the protein MDAQIEIQLIAAVVAIACAIPGVFLVLRKMALISDAISHSILPGIVIGFFITEDLNSPLLILLAAVTGVITVVMVESIQKTGLVKEDTAIGLVFPALFSIGVILIAKNANDVHLDVDAVLLGELAFAPFDRLIIAGTDVGPKSLWVMGAILSITVGMLFAFFKELKVSTFDAGLSAALGFSPVVLHYGLMTISSVTVVGAFEAVGAVLVVALMIAPAATAYLLTSDLKKMLVLSVIFGVFSAIGGYWMAHFLDASIAGSMTTVLGLVFLTVYLFAPSKGLIAVMYRQRQQRTEVSLLTFLLHLNNHEEESERHVQHLNEHINWQKVRSETVLELAEKNNLINISSDIVSLTPKGKEFTDLALEYIITNKDEHIEHMKDDFFLFRG; encoded by the coding sequence ATGGATGCACAAATAGAAATACAATTGATTGCCGCAGTAGTAGCCATTGCTTGTGCTATTCCAGGGGTGTTTTTGGTACTACGTAAAATGGCACTTATAAGTGACGCCATTAGTCACTCTATCTTACCGGGAATTGTAATTGGATTTTTTATTACTGAAGATCTTAATTCGCCATTATTGATATTACTGGCGGCTGTAACGGGTGTCATTACTGTTGTGATGGTGGAGTCCATCCAGAAAACAGGATTAGTAAAAGAGGACACCGCTATAGGACTCGTTTTTCCAGCACTCTTTAGCATAGGCGTTATACTCATTGCCAAAAATGCAAACGATGTGCACCTTGATGTAGATGCGGTATTATTGGGCGAACTAGCATTTGCACCTTTTGATAGATTAATAATAGCGGGAACAGATGTAGGACCTAAGTCACTGTGGGTGATGGGGGCAATTTTAAGCATCACTGTGGGAATGCTATTCGCGTTTTTTAAAGAACTTAAGGTGAGTACCTTTGATGCAGGTTTGTCTGCAGCGCTTGGTTTTTCTCCGGTGGTTTTGCATTATGGATTAATGACTATTTCTTCAGTAACGGTTGTTGGTGCTTTTGAAGCGGTAGGTGCAGTTCTTGTAGTGGCACTTATGATTGCGCCGGCAGCAACGGCTTATTTGCTTACATCAGATTTGAAGAAGATGTTAGTGCTTTCGGTGATATTTGGAGTCTTTTCGGCAATTGGTGGTTATTGGATGGCTCATTTTCTCGATGCATCCATCGCTGGGTCTATGACTACTGTTCTTGGTCTCGTATTTCTTACCGTATATTTATTTGCACCTAGTAAAGGACTTATTGCAGTGATGTACAGGCAGCGACAGCAGCGCACAGAAGTATCCTTACTTACATTCTTATTACATCTTAATAATCATGAGGAGGAAAGTGAGAGGCATGTGCAGCATCTCAACGAACATATAAATTGGCAAAAAGTAAGATCTGAAACCGTACTAGAACTCGCTGAAAAAAATAATTTAATTAATATTAGCAGTGATATTGTTTCGCTCACACCAAAAGGGAAAGAGTTTACAGATCTCGCGCTAGAATATATCATCACAAATAAGGATGAGCATATCGAGCATATGAAAGATGATTTTTTCTTATTTAGAGGATAA
- a CDS encoding transporter, with protein MKQIFTLTTVLLFSMCTQLAAQKTETQIGLVTDRPDATESPTVVPKGSLQVETGAYTTTFEENNIEERVWGYNTTLLRYGILDNLELRVGWAYQEVETNINDQEISSLNGMSPLLFGAKVAIAKEDGWKPEIGLIGHLFLPFTASTDFKPEFTSADFRFAFNHTLGERSGIAYNIGGQYGGDSPELAYVYTFAYGYAITDKLGAYAEVYGDLPEDNRANHFWDAGLTYAIAPLVQLDATIGKSITDGQDLLISAGVSFRIDKK; from the coding sequence TTGAAACAAATTTTTACGCTTACAACAGTATTACTTTTCTCAATGTGCACACAACTAGCGGCACAAAAGACAGAAACTCAAATAGGTCTCGTCACAGATCGCCCGGATGCAACAGAGTCACCTACGGTAGTACCTAAAGGAAGTTTGCAAGTTGAAACAGGAGCATATACGACCACTTTTGAGGAGAATAATATAGAAGAACGCGTGTGGGGTTATAATACTACGCTACTCCGTTATGGGATACTAGATAATCTCGAGCTTAGAGTGGGATGGGCGTACCAAGAGGTAGAAACAAATATCAATGATCAAGAAATAAGTAGCCTTAACGGGATGTCTCCATTACTTTTTGGTGCAAAAGTAGCTATAGCAAAAGAAGATGGCTGGAAACCAGAAATAGGTTTAATAGGTCATTTATTTCTTCCATTTACAGCAAGTACAGACTTTAAGCCAGAATTTACTAGTGCAGATTTTCGCTTTGCATTTAATCATACACTTGGTGAACGATCAGGAATAGCCTACAATATAGGTGGCCAGTATGGTGGAGACTCCCCGGAGCTAGCATATGTTTATACGTTTGCATATGGCTATGCAATTACAGATAAACTTGGTGCTTATGCAGAAGTTTATGGGGATCTTCCAGAAGATAATCGTGCAAATCATTTTTGGGATGCAGGTCTTACATATGCCATCGCTCCTCTAGTGCAACTTGATGCAACTATAGGTAAGAGCATTACAGATGGTCAAGATTTATTAATAAGTGCAGGAGTTAGTTTTAGAATAGATAAAAAATAA
- a CDS encoding four helix bundle protein, with protein MENVVFNFEKLSVYQKALDFIDAADALIDTFPQKERYRLSSQYGRAALSIALNISEGHGDTNKQFNRYLNMAWDSLKECVTCSTVATRKKYISQEQNDNTRKQLQEIAKMIMGLKKSLKLD; from the coding sequence ATGGAAAATGTAGTATTCAATTTTGAAAAATTGAGTGTTTATCAGAAAGCACTAGACTTTATTGACGCAGCTGATGCGTTGATTGATACTTTTCCACAAAAAGAGAGGTATCGGTTATCGAGTCAATATGGTAGGGCGGCTCTTTCTATAGCATTAAATATAAGCGAGGGTCACGGTGATACAAATAAGCAATTCAATAGGTATTTAAATATGGCTTGGGATTCTCTTAAGGAATGTGTTACGTGCTCTACCGTAGCAACTAGAAAGAAATATATTTCTCAAGAACAGAATGATAATACTAGAAAACAATTACAAGAAATCGCGAAAATGATAATGGGCTTAAAGAAAAGTCTAAAATTGGATTAG
- a CDS encoding metal ABC transporter solute-binding protein, Zn/Mn family: protein MKQSLYIVIVIFALSVISCKGEKESNGKLNVVATTSMITDLVKNIGGDLINLEGLMGAGVDPHLYKASAGDVTKLAGADVIFYNGLHLEGKLVEVFEKMNATQVTQVPLGESLDKNTLIGSDYFASNYDPHVWFNIQYFKQFATEVVSTLSRKDPQNAKSYEINAEAYLAQLDALEVEVKATIATLPAEKRILVTAHDAFNYFGKSYGFEVVGLQGLSTATEAGVKDVQRLSQFIIDNKVKAIFVESSVPRRTIEALQAAVQSRGQEVVIGGSLYSDALGNAGSVEGTYIGMFKYNVTTIVEALK, encoded by the coding sequence ATGAAACAGAGTCTATATATAGTAATTGTCATTTTCGCTTTAAGCGTGATTAGTTGCAAGGGTGAGAAAGAAAGTAATGGCAAATTGAATGTAGTTGCTACCACCTCCATGATTACAGATCTTGTAAAAAATATAGGAGGCGATCTTATTAATCTAGAAGGTTTGATGGGCGCCGGTGTAGATCCTCACTTATATAAAGCAAGTGCTGGTGATGTGACAAAACTTGCTGGTGCAGATGTAATTTTCTATAATGGGCTACACCTAGAAGGTAAGCTTGTGGAGGTTTTTGAAAAGATGAACGCAACTCAAGTTACCCAAGTACCTCTGGGGGAATCTCTAGATAAAAATACGCTCATAGGTTCAGATTATTTTGCGTCTAACTATGATCCTCATGTGTGGTTTAATATTCAGTATTTTAAGCAATTTGCAACAGAGGTGGTAAGTACGCTTTCGCGAAAGGATCCTCAGAACGCAAAAAGCTACGAAATAAATGCTGAAGCTTACCTAGCACAGTTAGATGCACTAGAAGTAGAGGTTAAAGCTACAATAGCTACGCTCCCAGCCGAAAAAAGGATTCTCGTTACGGCTCACGATGCCTTTAACTATTTTGGGAAGAGTTACGGTTTTGAAGTAGTAGGGTTGCAAGGACTATCTACCGCTACCGAAGCAGGAGTTAAGGACGTACAGCGTCTTTCTCAATTTATAATTGACAATAAAGTAAAAGCCATTTTTGTAGAGAGCTCTGTACCTAGAAGAACGATAGAAGCATTGCAAGCAGCCGTGCAATCTAGAGGACAAGAAGTAGTGATAGGTGGTTCTTTATATAGTGACGCACTAGGTAATGCGGGAAGTGTAGAGGGAACATACATAGGGATGTTCAAATACAACGTGACTACAATTGTAGAAGCTTTAAAATAG
- a CDS encoding metal-dependent transcriptional regulator, whose protein sequence is MYTLAEENYLKTIFHLEQEFNKEVSTNALAETMQTKASSATDMVQKLADKGLVSYRKYRGARLSKEGEKAAIYIVRKHRLWEVFLVEKLNFQWDEVHHIAEQLEHVNSTELINRLDKFLDYPDYDPHGDPIPDKNGNIKSAIKKLLSELNKGNTGQLVGVRETSAEFLQFLDKRNIAIGATIKVLGREFFDGSMVIQVKKEQFFISKKIADNLYIQI, encoded by the coding sequence ATGTACACACTAGCAGAAGAAAATTATCTTAAAACAATCTTCCACCTTGAACAAGAATTTAACAAGGAGGTAAGCACAAACGCACTTGCAGAAACAATGCAGACTAAAGCGTCTAGTGCAACAGATATGGTGCAAAAACTTGCAGACAAGGGTTTGGTTTCTTACCGAAAATATAGAGGTGCCCGCTTATCAAAAGAAGGCGAGAAAGCAGCTATTTATATTGTACGTAAACACAGGCTTTGGGAAGTTTTTCTGGTGGAAAAACTCAATTTCCAGTGGGATGAGGTACACCATATTGCAGAACAATTAGAACATGTAAACTCTACGGAGCTTATTAATCGCTTAGACAAATTTCTTGACTATCCAGACTACGATCCGCATGGAGATCCTATTCCAGATAAAAATGGAAATATAAAAAGTGCTATAAAAAAGTTGCTGTCAGAATTAAATAAGGGCAATACCGGCCAGCTCGTGGGAGTACGAGAAACGTCGGCAGAGTTTCTTCAATTTTTAGATAAAAGAAACATCGCAATAGGGGCAACTATAAAAGTACTAGGGCGAGAGTTCTTTGACGGCTCGATGGTGATACAAGTAAAAAAAGAACAGTTTTTTATTTCCAAAAAGATAGCAGATAACCTATATATCCAGATTTAA
- a CDS encoding ferrous iron transport protein A translates to MKKTVAHLQKGERAIIIDVMTDEVPLKLLEMGCLPGNEVRLIQLAPFSDPLYIDVNGSHLAIRRETALHIIIETPS, encoded by the coding sequence TTGAAGAAAACAGTCGCCCATTTACAAAAAGGAGAACGCGCTATCATTATAGATGTGATGACAGACGAAGTTCCTCTTAAGTTACTCGAGATGGGTTGCCTACCAGGCAATGAAGTACGATTGATACAACTCGCACCATTTTCTGATCCTCTATATATAGATGTGAATGGAAGTCACCTAGCGATACGCCGAGAAACGGCTCTTCATATAATTATAGAAACGCCATCCTAA
- a CDS encoding SCO family protein, which translates to MAHHLARYKTLFITLGILSVIIMTLIYSQLKVTPSLTIYQPDMVDKELVDSTMQYVKKYHTIADFSLTNQNGKTITQKDYENHIYVADFFFTTCQTICPIMTEHMVQIQKKLEGDTLVKLLSHSVIPTYDTPEVLKAYAIKKGVDDSRWNLVTGSQEEIFTLARKSYLAVKDIPGTEDDLDMVHTENFMLIDKKRQIRGYYDGTDPEAIDQLLEDIEILKASYEPRKAWYQKIF; encoded by the coding sequence ATGGCACATCACCTCGCTCGCTATAAAACACTATTTATTACCCTTGGTATTCTTTCTGTCATTATTATGACCTTAATATATAGCCAACTCAAAGTAACTCCATCTCTTACAATTTACCAACCAGACATGGTAGATAAAGAACTCGTAGACAGCACCATGCAATATGTGAAGAAATATCATACCATTGCAGATTTTTCTCTAACAAACCAGAATGGAAAGACCATCACGCAGAAGGATTATGAGAATCACATCTACGTAGCAGATTTTTTCTTTACCACCTGCCAGACCATTTGCCCTATTATGACAGAGCACATGGTGCAAATACAAAAGAAGCTAGAGGGAGATACACTAGTTAAACTACTTTCTCACTCAGTAATCCCTACTTATGATACTCCAGAAGTTTTGAAGGCGTACGCCATAAAAAAGGGAGTAGATGACTCACGATGGAACCTTGTTACTGGTTCTCAGGAGGAAATTTTCACGCTTGCGCGAAAAAGTTATTTGGCCGTAAAAGATATCCCAGGGACAGAAGACGACCTTGATATGGTTCACACTGAGAACTTTATGCTTATAGATAAAAAACGTCAAATACGTGGTTATTATGACGGTACAGATCCAGAAGCAATAGATCAATTACTTGAGGATATTGAGATTTTAAAAGCATCTTATGAGCCAAGGAAAGCTTGGTACCAAAAGATTTTTTAG
- a CDS encoding metal ABC transporter ATP-binding protein yields the protein MRENLSNRLQSSPLGGDQEGNIAIRVDDLTVAYNYKPVLWDIDLEVPEGVLMAIVGPNGAGKSTLIKSILGIIDPIAGSVSIYGKPYDKQRKLVAYVPQKGSVDWDFPTTALDVVTMGTYGKLGWIKRPGTKEKRAALEALEKVGMLPFKGRQISQLSGGQQQRVFLARALVQDAAIYFMDEPFQGVDATTEIAIINILKELRKAGKTVVVVHHDLQTVPEYFDWVTFLNVKKIATGPVKDIFNDDNLTKTYGINYKVAVNK from the coding sequence ATGAGAGAGAATTTAAGTAATAGATTACAATCTTCTCCCCTTGGTGGAGATCAAGAGGGGAATATAGCCATTCGCGTAGACGACCTTACGGTTGCATATAACTACAAGCCGGTTCTTTGGGATATAGATCTGGAAGTGCCAGAAGGAGTGCTTATGGCTATTGTGGGGCCTAACGGTGCAGGTAAGTCTACGCTTATAAAATCTATACTTGGTATTATAGATCCCATTGCTGGGAGCGTTTCTATCTATGGAAAACCCTATGATAAGCAGCGCAAGCTTGTGGCATACGTTCCTCAAAAGGGAAGTGTAGATTGGGATTTTCCCACCACGGCACTTGATGTGGTAACTATGGGAACCTACGGAAAGTTAGGCTGGATAAAACGTCCTGGAACTAAGGAAAAAAGAGCAGCACTAGAAGCACTGGAAAAAGTAGGTATGCTTCCTTTTAAAGGAAGACAAATAAGCCAACTATCAGGAGGACAGCAGCAGCGTGTTTTTCTTGCGCGAGCACTAGTGCAAGATGCAGCAATCTATTTTATGGATGAGCCTTTTCAAGGAGTAGATGCCACTACAGAAATTGCTATTATCAATATTCTTAAAGAATTACGTAAAGCAGGAAAAACAGTAGTAGTAGTACATCACGATTTACAAACAGTACCAGAATATTTTGACTGGGTGACTTTTTTAAACGTCAAGAAAATTGCTACAGGACCTGTGAAAGATATTTTTAATGATGATAATCTCACCAAGACTTATGGAATTAACTATAAGGTTGCGGTAAATAAATAG
- a CDS encoding metal ABC transporter permease: MELSEYFSQLFSDYTLRTITLGTAILGAICGMLGSFAVLRKQSLLGDAISHAALPGIAIAFLITGTKDTNVLLLGALVSGLIGTFWIRGMVTKTHLKSDTALGLVLSLFFGFGMLLLTFIQKQPNANQAGLDKYLFGQAATLVEKDVTLMAIVTGICLVIMLLFWKEFKILLFDADYTKTLGFNTRFIDILITFFIVLAIVLGLQTVGVVLMSAMLLAPAAAARQWTNKLSVMIVLAAIFGAFSGVFGTAISASQNNLSTGPVIVLVASVFVLFSFIFSPGRGILFKQLRKYQNRRDLELQKTLQFMFDIAKTHENISHPHAILILNNFQGYAKSTLKELEEKEWVKVKGQNWSLTSKGYDAAANLYNNN, encoded by the coding sequence ATGGAACTCTCAGAATATTTCTCTCAACTCTTCTCTGACTATACCCTCAGAACCATCACGCTGGGTACAGCTATACTTGGTGCTATTTGTGGTATGCTTGGTAGTTTTGCAGTACTTAGAAAGCAAAGTTTACTTGGTGATGCCATCTCTCATGCTGCGCTGCCTGGTATTGCTATTGCTTTTTTAATCACAGGTACAAAGGATACAAATGTGTTGCTGTTAGGAGCTTTAGTAAGCGGACTTATTGGCACCTTCTGGATACGTGGGATGGTTACTAAAACTCATCTTAAAAGTGATACAGCCCTAGGACTTGTCTTGTCGTTATTTTTTGGTTTTGGAATGTTGTTGCTTACGTTTATACAGAAACAACCAAATGCAAACCAAGCGGGGCTTGATAAATATCTCTTTGGTCAGGCGGCTACGCTCGTTGAGAAGGATGTGACGTTAATGGCCATTGTGACAGGTATTTGTTTAGTCATCATGTTGCTGTTTTGGAAAGAATTTAAAATATTATTATTTGATGCAGACTATACTAAGACCTTAGGATTTAATACGCGTTTTATAGATATTCTCATTACCTTTTTTATCGTGCTTGCCATTGTACTAGGATTGCAAACCGTAGGCGTGGTATTAATGAGTGCGATGTTACTCGCACCTGCTGCTGCAGCAAGGCAGTGGACAAATAAGCTAAGTGTGATGATTGTACTCGCGGCTATATTTGGTGCGTTTTCAGGAGTCTTTGGGACGGCAATCAGCGCTAGTCAAAACAATTTATCTACAGGCCCAGTGATTGTGCTAGTGGCTAGTGTATTTGTGCTTTTTTCTTTCATCTTTTCTCCTGGGCGAGGCATTCTTTTTAAACAACTACGTAAATATCAAAACAGACGAGATCTGGAACTCCAGAAGACATTGCAGTTTATGTTTGATATTGCAAAAACACATGAAAATATCTCTCACCCTCACGCAATATTAATCTTGAATAATTTTCAAGGATATGCAAAATCTACATTGAAGGAGCTAGAAGAAAAAGAGTGGGTGAAAGTAAAGGGTCAGAACTGGTCGCTTACGAGTAAGGGTTACGATGCGGCTGCAAACTTATATAACAATAACTAA
- the rseP gene encoding RIP metalloprotease RseP, which yields METFIQIAQFTLAISILVILHEFGHFAPARYFGIKVEKFFLFFDVKFALFKKKIGDTVYGIGWLPLGGYVKIAGMIDESMDKEQMAKDPEPWEFRSKPAWQRLIVMIGGVTVNVLLAWFIYSAMLVYYGDEYVPADRLKYGIAVGEVGEEIGLRNGDQVIKIDDKTVTRFDDVQIDILLGDNVTVVRDGNELTFPIPDEAKKSVLDAEEQFIRPRFSNTIGLVAKDSIAFNNDVLVGDKIVAINGNTINEWTEFQSIFDQAKGGDVAMTLDRDGQRIEKTFAVGEGRSFGVGANVEELLVKDEYSIGAAIPAGLTKTWDVLTKQVRQFKLIFNRKVQGYKKVKGPIGIVEMMAPQWDWYKFWGFTAMFSVWLGFVNILPIPALDGGHVMFLLYEMISGKAPSEKTLERGQIIGFVIVMGLMVVIFGNDIWNLIKG from the coding sequence ATGGAGACTTTTATACAGATTGCCCAGTTTACGCTTGCTATTTCTATCCTTGTAATTTTACATGAATTTGGTCACTTTGCACCAGCTCGTTACTTCGGTATTAAAGTGGAGAAATTCTTTCTCTTCTTTGATGTGAAGTTTGCGTTGTTCAAGAAAAAAATAGGTGACACTGTTTATGGAATAGGATGGCTTCCACTTGGAGGTTATGTGAAGATTGCTGGGATGATTGATGAGAGTATGGATAAGGAGCAAATGGCAAAAGATCCAGAACCTTGGGAGTTTAGATCAAAACCTGCATGGCAACGTCTTATTGTGATGATAGGTGGTGTGACTGTAAATGTGCTTCTTGCATGGTTCATTTATAGTGCAATGCTTGTTTATTATGGAGATGAGTATGTACCAGCAGACCGTCTTAAGTATGGTATTGCTGTAGGCGAAGTAGGTGAAGAAATAGGGTTGCGTAATGGTGATCAAGTAATAAAAATAGACGATAAAACGGTAACTCGTTTTGACGATGTGCAGATTGACATATTATTAGGTGATAACGTAACTGTAGTGCGTGATGGTAATGAACTTACATTCCCTATCCCAGACGAAGCAAAAAAATCTGTACTTGATGCAGAAGAGCAATTTATAAGACCACGTTTTAGTAATACTATAGGACTAGTGGCCAAGGACTCTATAGCATTCAATAATGATGTACTTGTAGGTGATAAAATTGTAGCGATTAATGGAAATACTATTAATGAATGGACGGAGTTTCAATCTATTTTTGATCAAGCAAAAGGCGGAGATGTTGCTATGACACTTGATAGAGATGGGCAACGTATAGAAAAAACCTTTGCTGTAGGTGAGGGGCGTTCTTTTGGGGTAGGTGCAAACGTTGAGGAATTATTAGTAAAAGATGAGTATAGTATAGGAGCGGCAATTCCTGCTGGTCTTACAAAAACATGGGATGTACTCACTAAGCAAGTGCGCCAGTTTAAATTAATCTTTAATAGAAAAGTACAAGGTTACAAGAAAGTAAAAGGTCCTATAGGTATTGTAGAGATGATGGCACCACAATGGGATTGGTATAAATTCTGGGGATTCACGGCTATGTTTTCTGTTTGGCTTGGCTTTGTAAATATTCTTCCTATTCCAGCACTTGATGGAGGGCACGTGATGTTTTTATTATATGAAATGATTTCTGGAAAAGCTCCTTCAGAAAAAACATTAGAAAGAGGTCAAATTATTGGTTTTGTCATTGTGATGGGATTAATGGTTGTGATTTTTGGAAATGACATTTGGAACCTGATTAAAGGATAA
- the feoB gene encoding ferrous iron transport protein B has product MAKQINVALIGNPNTGKTSVFNHLTGLNQQVGNYPGITVEKKEGICKLDRGVKAHILDLPGTYSLNASSLDENVVIELLLNKNDKDYPDVAVVISDVENLKRNLLLFTQIKDLGIPTILAINMADRMERKAISLDIPKMEERLKTRIALISSRKNTGIDKLKELITEYRSINTEPCINASVIAPEYFDRLRKAFPKQDLYKLWLVITQDVNFGKLERNEMKTISSFKTESESNLKRLQQKETIVRYKYINEVLRETQTIDIENAKDLRTRLDRILTHKVWGYVIFFAILLLIFQVIYDWSQYPMDAIDTAFASMSEWVQTNLPEGKLTDLLAEGIIAGLGGIVIFIPQIAFLFLFISVLEESGYMSRVVFLMDRVMRRFGLSGKSVVPLISGTACAIPAVMATRNIENWKERLITILVTPFTTCSARLPVYLIIISLVIPDEKFLFFNLQALTLMLMYLIGFGAAIGSAWILNKILKIKNKSFFVVEMPNYKMPLLKNVGINVLEKTKSFVVDAGKIILAISIVLWVLASFGPNEKFNQAENIVTTQLEAEGGINTFPDAEAYQAEINKLVASQKLEHSYIGYMGKAIEPIVEPLGYDWKIGIALITSFAAREVFVGTLATIYSVGDAEEETIRNRMAGEINPVLGTPRFNFASGISLLLFYAFAMQCMSTLAIVKRETNTWKWPAIQLVAMTAIAYVAALAAFQILK; this is encoded by the coding sequence ATGGCCAAACAGATTAACGTTGCCCTCATAGGGAACCCAAACACTGGAAAGACTTCTGTCTTTAACCATCTTACAGGTCTTAACCAGCAAGTAGGTAACTACCCAGGGATTACAGTAGAAAAGAAAGAAGGTATCTGTAAACTTGATCGTGGTGTAAAAGCACATATCTTAGACCTTCCGGGTACATATAGCCTTAATGCTTCGTCTCTTGATGAAAATGTGGTTATAGAGTTACTTCTTAATAAGAATGATAAAGACTACCCAGATGTTGCGGTTGTAATATCTGACGTTGAGAACTTAAAGCGTAACCTGCTTCTTTTTACTCAAATAAAAGATCTTGGCATCCCAACTATTCTTGCTATCAACATGGCAGATCGTATGGAGCGCAAGGCAATCTCTCTTGACATTCCTAAGATGGAAGAGCGCCTTAAAACAAGAATCGCACTTATAAGTAGCCGTAAAAACACGGGAATAGACAAACTCAAGGAACTTATCACCGAGTACAGATCTATCAATACAGAACCTTGTATTAATGCTTCTGTAATTGCTCCAGAATATTTTGACAGATTACGTAAAGCTTTTCCAAAGCAAGATTTATACAAGTTATGGCTTGTAATCACCCAAGACGTAAACTTTGGAAAGCTAGAGCGTAATGAGATGAAAACCATCTCTTCTTTTAAAACTGAGTCAGAGAGTAATCTTAAAAGACTACAGCAAAAAGAAACGATTGTACGCTATAAGTATATCAATGAAGTTTTGAGAGAAACTCAAACCATAGATATTGAAAATGCAAAAGATTTAAGAACTCGCTTAGACCGCATACTTACACATAAGGTGTGGGGTTACGTGATTTTCTTTGCCATATTACTACTCATATTTCAAGTAATATATGACTGGTCACAGTATCCAATGGATGCTATAGACACTGCATTTGCTAGTATGAGTGAGTGGGTGCAAACTAACCTTCCAGAAGGTAAACTTACAGATCTTCTTGCAGAAGGTATTATTGCTGGACTTGGGGGAATCGTGATTTTCATCCCTCAGATTGCCTTTTTATTCCTATTTATCTCTGTACTAGAAGAAAGTGGCTATATGAGTCGCGTGGTTTTCTTAATGGATAGAGTGATGCGTCGTTTTGGACTGAGTGGTAAATCTGTAGTTCCTCTTATTTCTGGAACTGCTTGTGCCATCCCTGCGGTTATGGCAACACGCAACATTGAGAACTGGAAAGAGCGATTAATCACCATACTAGTTACTCCATTTACTACTTGTTCGGCGAGATTGCCTGTGTACTTAATTATCATTTCACTAGTGATTCCTGATGAGAAGTTTCTATTTTTTAATTTACAGGCGCTTACGCTAATGCTCATGTATCTCATAGGCTTTGGTGCTGCGATAGGTTCTGCGTGGATTCTCAATAAAATACTTAAGATAAAAAACAAGTCATTTTTCGTAGTAGAAATGCCTAACTATAAAATGCCGCTGCTTAAAAACGTAGGAATAAATGTTCTTGAAAAAACAAAATCCTTTGTAGTAGATGCAGGTAAAATTATCCTTGCTATTAGCATTGTATTATGGGTACTAGCTTCCTTTGGACCTAATGAAAAGTTCAATCAAGCAGAAAATATTGTAACAACACAACTAGAAGCAGAAGGAGGCATAAACACATTTCCGGATGCGGAAGCTTACCAAGCAGAAATAAACAAACTAGTTGCAAGCCAAAAGCTAGAACATAGTTACATAGGCTATATGGGTAAAGCAATAGAGCCTATTGTAGAGCCACTTGGTTACGATTGGAAAATAGGGATTGCTCTTATTACTTCATTTGCAGCAAGAGAGGTCTTTGTAGGTACACTTGCCACCATATATAGCGTAGGTGACGCCGAAGAAGAGACTATTAGAAACCGTATGGCTGGAGAGATAAACCCAGTGCTTGGAACACCACGATTTAATTTTGCTAGCGGAATTTCCTTATTACTCTTTTATGCATTTGCAATGCAGTGCATGAGTACGCTAGCTATTGTAAAAAGAGAAACAAACACCTGGAAGTGGCCTGCAATCCAGCTTGTAGCGATGACAGCAATTGCATATGTAGCAGCGCTTGCCGCATTCCAGATTTTAAAATAA